The Epinephelus moara isolate mb chromosome 11, YSFRI_EMoa_1.0, whole genome shotgun sequence sequence aaattaattaaaataaaaaaataaaatgtaaagtaaatatatgaataaaataatattaattgttattgttattgttgttgtatgttattatacactgcatgttttttttctttcttttcttttccttttacatgtattatttttatcatttcaaaagCCTCCTGTGGACAAGTGCTGCGAATTAGCACGTGTGCTAAAACACTCAAACAATGCATCTGGTCCGTCCAATGCAATTGTGATGTCCacatcaaataaacaataaataaaaaaataaaaattatcaatattattattgcattttttttgtaggttttttttaGCTATATTTCACCATTTATCTATAGTGCTGGTTCGTTTCCAAGTTCAGTGCATTCCATTGTACCTCTGACCCTGCGTTAACCTAAAGTCATCATTAGGACCATTAAAGCAGCCCATCAACCTGACTGGCACCATCCTGAGATGAAAGAAAACCATCTATATGCACATCAAGTGGAGGGGGGGGGTGCTTATCTCCCCTGCACGTGCAGACGGTCTGTCCAACCTGATGCCTCTTAAATATTGTTGCACCTTAAAGCCAGATCTGACATCTATAAATATGACACGCTCCAACATGCGTAAAAACCCTAATTTTCTGCAAAGATGCAAGAACTGCTGAGACAGACTGGGCTGCATGGCTCGCTGCTCCCGGACGGGGAGTGCTTCGACATGTGGCATGACTACATGAACCTGGGCGGACTGCTGAAGATGCTGAGTGGCAATCATGATCTGCGCTACACAGACATGGAGGGCCTCGAGACAGAAGCAGCAGCACCGTGGAGCTACTTCAGGGCATCTTGGGAGGAGGATTTCAAAAACTACTATGGGACTAGTTCACCCAGCGGAAGCCTCTTGGGGACTACTTCACgcagcagcagcctgttagGGACTAGCTCACCCTTCACCCTGCCGGAGGCTGCTTCAACCAGGAGCACCAGCTTCTCCGGGACCACTTCACCCAGGAGCACCACCCTCTCCGGGACTACGTCACCCAAGAGCAACAGCCTCTCCGGGCCTGCCTCACCCTCCAGCCTCTCGGACAGCAGCTGCAGCGAGGCTTCCTCCCTGTACTGCCCCTTCTGCAGGCACAACGGGGAGACTGCAAAGGTGTACCGGTCACACAACCTGAAGTCAGAGGACGGGAAGGTGAGCTGCCCCATCCTCTACAACTACACCTGTCCCATCTGTGAGGCCACCGGGGACAACGCCCACACCCGCAGCTACTGCCCACAGGCCAGGAGGCCAGACGCTGCGGGGATCCTGCCGTGGCTCAGGCTCAGTGCTCGGAAGGGAAACTGAAATGACTGATGACGCTGAAAGGACTGTACATAATTACTGAGACCTGTTTTGGGCACGTGTTCATGTTAAACTGTTGCAGGTTCCTGATGAGATTCAAGTGAAATTGTGCACTttgcattattattatgttactGTCATTGTGCTCCAGTCATGCTCTGCTATGAATAGCCTAAATATGATTTCAGTCTAAGGTAAAATGTTTTCAAACCTTGAGACAACTATGTTGAAAATTCACATTttggaaaattattttttgtatgtattatcaaaaataaatatggctgaagttagttttgttgttgtggtcaTTGTAACTGTTTAATTTGAGGGTGAAATCAGGCAAAACTATTGACAGCTTATTTTCGATAAGAAACTATAGTTGTATTTCCAAACCTAAATATGCAAATGCACTTTAGatttaacacaaaaaataaatgattacaGCAACCTGAACTTAAATAATTAAGATCAGATATAATAGGTAGCCTACCGTTTTAATAGCAAAAGATACACCTTCATTAATCCCCAGTGGGAGTTAAGTTGTTGCAGTGGTACAgggacagaaataaacacagataagtaataaaataacagaaataagatgtgaataaattaaaattaaaacaataaaacctaTAAGAGCATTTAGAAGACAAGTGACATGGTAAAGTGAGTGATACTGTTAAAGTGTCAGTGTATGATTATTAACAGCAGGGTCAACAGGTGTTGGTTGGATGGTACCATGTTTGTCTATTAATATATCAGAATATAGTGCAAAAGTAAAGTAACATTAATATAATACATTGTGATATAGTATGAGATAGACATAAGGTGTAATAGTGCACTGAATGTCATAATGTATAGTTCAAAAATATAAGTATAGTGCAGTGCAGCAAAAAGGGGAGCAACGAGtcatcatttcataactcactGATTAATAATTATAAAGAGTAAACTCTGGTCCAAGTGCTGCTTTGATCGGGTGATAAATTGCTGTTACTAAACAGCCATATGAACAATGACCCTGGTTATATCACAGGTCTTATTGTAGTACAACGGATAAGCTCTCAAATTATGAGGAATTGTgcactttttgaaaaaagcatgaaatttcTACCATAGTTAGTACATACcataaggtttattttcagatgtggaggGAAGTCAGATTTGACCTCTGAGGCCCGGGAGAGGTCAAATTCAAGATGACCAccaataatattcaaatatgcttaaCTTTGGAACCAAACACAATAGAAAAATATTTAAGGTGTCATTTCCAACTAGGTTTAGGGCGCCCATTCAGTTAGTGATACTTTTGAGATCAATGGaattcaagaaaatgcatttaggtcaaggtcaaggtaaaaatttgctttaaaaaaacattttcccctctttttttcccctttttctaTGAACcccaaaacatatttcaattactttttactCTCCTGTATTATTCAGTAATTAGTTAGTATTTACTGGAatgtgtggttattttttcGTGCTAAGCAGCGATGTAGTCAGTAGGCAACATGATGAGTAGGCTACAGTATGCACAGGTGACGAGACAGAGAGCACTTCTGACATAAATATCCTACCAGGTAAACTGACTGACTATGAACAGACAATATAAGTATACTTGGGTAAAGCCTTAACATGCAAATACATTGAATTTGACAAATTAtattgaatttgaaaaaaataaataaataaatggcagGCACTGATCAAAATAATTCTGCTAGCTAAACTAGAAGACAGTCTGGAACATGCGTGAGCTGAAGTCAGTTGAATGATTGAACAGCGTATGTTCTAGAGATTGTGTTTGGTTCCAAAGttaagcatatttgaatattattggtggccatcttgaatttgacctctcccgggcctcagaggtcaaatctgacttccctccacatctgaaaataaaccttatgGTATGTACAAACTATGGTAGAAATGtcatgcttttttcaaaaagtgcACCATTTATCTGCTAATCCGCTGTACTGTTGTTGGATTATTACATATGATGCTTTCAGGTGAAAGACACATTTTAACGTTGTAGCTGAGGGGGTTATTTTAACTTCTTTGTACACTGTTAGTTTAACAATAGCAATGTGCCAGACTCTACTCTATGCATATGTCTTTTATGTAAAAGACTAACCTGTGATGCAACTggcatgggcggattatgagacaacctcaacctctcctacacaggagcaagacacacagactttgtggtggttttaactctgtgtctctttgacggtcattttgtgtcttttgtggttGTCTTATGTCTCTTCGAggccattttgtttctctttgaggtcattttgtgtgtttttgtggctgttttgtgtctctttgtggtcattttttgtctcttttaggtcattttgtgtctctttgtggtcgtagTATGTcttttgtgcttgttttgtgtctctgtggttgtctTATGTTTCTTCTAgtccattttgtgtctctttgtggctgttttgtgtctctttgaggtcattttgtgtcttttgtggttGTTATGCCCCtttctgtagttattttgtgtgactttgcagTTGCACTGCATCTGTTTGCGGTCTTCTTGTGTGcttttgtggttttaaatcaCTTCCTGGTTGGTATTCGTTGATTTCGGTGatattttgcagatgaagaCCAGGAGGGGACCTCTGACACTTTAGGGCCCCTGGGCTTGTGTGTGGTAGGACCCTTGAGTAATTCATCCAAGGAAACTAGAAGTAaactagatttaaaaaaaaaaaatacaatatttctctctgaGACAGCTAGAAAtatggaaatactcaaatatAGGCctaagtatctcaaaattgAATATAACATAAACAATTTATTTAGTTCGTTTCCACcactaaaatatataaaaagcacattttaatgacatgaaGTATACTTGAGTAATTCAGGTAAGACAGTTGGGTCATGACTGATTTAATTTTGCAATAACATCTAAATGTCACCCTTCCATGATAAATTTTCTCCAGTGGGCAGCGCACCAACATTTCATAAAATTCTCAAGATGAAGTTGTACAAAGTTGCAATgatttcaattcaatcaattttatttataaagcccaatatcacaaatcacaatttgcctcacagggctttacagcatacgacatccctctgtccttatgaccctcgcagcagataaggaaaaactccccaaaaaaaccctttaacggggaaaaaaacggtagaaacctcattATTGCCTATTCATAAAAGAGTACCTGGTCTCACCTGCTGGGACAGAAACCAAAACAGACCTGTTACCAAACATGACTACCGGGACAAAGTCCAGCCTTTGTAATTGTTTATAACTCAGTTATGTGggggcagatttttttttatctttgctcTGATTCACAGATTAATTTATTCCACCATtaaggacagagacagaaagtcTGCAAACATTAATGATGTAAGTTTCACACAGGTACACGTACAGAGGGGCCATAAAAGCCTCACTATTACACAACCAGCTGTTATTAAAGCAACAGAAGCCCCTCCTCGACCGCAGTCTATGTGTGCCTCTTTAACAGCTTTCGTCCTAGAGTGCACATTAAATGGTATGTTGAAGGCTTCCTTATCCAACTGGCTTTAAGAATGAATTATCAACATGCAGTCCAAAGCTGCTGAacaaacatgcttttttttgtttataataTGTGTTTTAATTTATAATACTTGTATTTTTAGATGACTTTTCCACAATGGCAAAACACAACATCAGCCTTTTGATTGCCATAGTGCTGGCATTGctcttcttcatcatcactATGGTGTTCACTGCTCTGGCAGCGTCGGGAATACGTAAGTCCAAGATTTAATGCATCATTTTGTGATATAGCTATTCACTATACAACTGTGAATAACATTGCATCCTTGGACCTTGTCAAAATAAGTTTAGAAAATAATTTTGCATCTGTTCAGCTCTGATTTTTTAATATGTATTCCAAAGATCCGTTTTTGGAGTCCACCGGTAACATCTCAGATGAGTTTCTAACCGAGATCACACCAGCAGGATGGACCTTTACCATCTGGTCGATCATTTACATCTTTCTGGCTCTAGTGTTGGTCTACATCCTCTCCGGCATCTTTAGGAAGTGAGAACCTAAATTTAATTTTCATGGTTATCTTTGTCTCCTTGATTGTACCTGGTTTGGTGACCTAAACATTTCCCCCTCtgtgattttctttctttaggAACGCATATGGTTACGTCTACTGCAGCCCGCCTATTTTGCCACATGCATTTTTTGCAGTTTGGTGCTTGAATCTGGCCTCGAATACTGCATGGTTGTTCCTGTGGGACAGAAAGTGAGAAAGGACCTTTTCTTCATTTACTGCAGTTTATTTCATAGTCATGAGGAAACCATGTTTGATTAGTTGTTACAAGCAAACAAACTGGCTGTAAATGCATGACTGAGcatacagaaaaacaacacaggcTGAGTCTCGATTCCACTGGctcccaacctgggggtcccAAACTCTACTGGAGGTCACCAAAGCTTGGTTGTTCTATATTGTATTTAGCATGAAATGTCCATAAAATAGGTCACTTAGTCAAGGGTCACCAGTTTACTCACTGATAGAAAAGGGGActccacctaaattaagaatccCAACATTTTATGTCTATGGCCTATATAGTTCAATCAACATGAGCTTCTTTCTGTAATAGTGAGAAATCAGCGAGGTAagtctcaaatttgtgatgtcatcaagtatagaGTCTGGAGCTCCATAGACAGTGATTATGAGGCTGATTTTGTGGAGCCAcaggatgtttgttttcttttccacaTCCAAATGAGCTTTCTGCACCCATATAGTCAGAACATTTCTCTGGGttctctcagtgtcatctggaACCATTCATTGCCCGTGGAGCATCTCTAGATTTTATACCCTATGCATCACAATTTTGAATTCTAGCACTCTAATTTAGGGATTTTgaagagagttgttcatgtttactgatatttttgtaCTGTCTTAGTTCACAGaaaaatgggtgtagttcccctttaagaaaAAAGCtcgggaaccactgctctagtcAACCTGACGTTCGTGTCTTTGAATGTGGgaggaaacaggaagaaaacCGCAAGGTCATAGGGTTAAATATGGGTCATCACCTAAAACTGATAAGATCACGGAGGCATGACTGCATAGAGAACAAATTTAGTGACAACGTGGAGGAATTTTGGGAGATACTGTATACTTCAGACATACAGCTACTGTAAACAGATGTGTCATTCTGTTTCTCCACATTGGaatattacttttatttgtatatatttgttATCTGTTTCTTGGAATTGTATTTATACCTAATCTAGCTGTTTTTCCTGATTTGAGTCAAGGGTCTATGTTGTACAGATTAAAAAGCCTTAAGAGGCAAATTTGTGGTGTTTGATTTTAGGCTATGAAAACAGTAGGAAATCCACAGAAGTCACATGCTGCATGTGACTTGATAACACCAAGACTGAAATGATTACATTTTCTGGCATACCATTTTCCTGCAGGCATGATCACTGTGATAAAATATACATTATTCTATTTCTCATCCTCACAGGTTGATGCTTATTGCACTGGTTTTCCTCATCCTCATCGCCTTGACCAACTACGCGATGATAATCTTCTCCTGCCACGGTCTGCACAGCTATGGCGCCTGGCTCAACAAGTACCACAAAGTAGACCTGTGGCTTCACCGTGTGTTGGTGAGTTTGGCTGCTCAACTGCAACTTGTGTCCATCACCAACTCTGCACATGTCTCTGCATTAAAGTCGTGTCTGTTGTCTCTGACAGGTTCAGAATGGTGTCGCCATATATGCAACATGGACAACCATTGCATCCATCATTAACCTGGCCATCGTGCTGACTAATGATGCAAACATGTACCCAACGGACGCTGCCACCGCCGCGCTGGCTGTTTTGGCTGCAGTGTTGTTTGTGTGGTACGTGCAAAGGAAAATTCTGCATTACCTTTAAtaagtttgttaaaaaacatgtctggagCAAATGTGTTGTATGTCTCGCAGGTTCATACTGGAAAACTTTGTCCTTGACAAACACGTGAGGTACATTATCACCATTTACCTCGTTGTGATCTGGGCGCTGACGGGGGTGTTCATGAAGAAACAGGATGCTGTAATTTCTCTTGTCAATAGTGACTTCATTGGTGAGGAACTACTTCATGTCTTATTACACAACTCTACAAATATTGCATGGACTGTGAATGATCTGTTAACAGTTACAGGGTTCCCCACCAGTATGCACACTTTAATACTTCCCTCTGACATTTATCTCTCCACTATAGATGGACTGTTGGGTGTAGCCTGTACCTTGTTTGGTGGACGCATGTTTTTGGTCATCTGGAGGCAcattaaatttccattttaCGAAGACATCAACGTAGACAACATGTCTCCGATGGAGGTCGctgagaagcagaagaagatgTTTATGTAAGACTGTTGAAGgaatattttaatgaaaaaccTTTCTGTATCATGCATTATTGTTTCTGTAACGTATGAGATGAATTTCTAAATGCTTTGTATATATTGCAGTGTATAGTTTTTGATTAAGTTGTCTCACTTAGTTGTCAGTACATTGTGTACTCAAACTGCACTGAGTCGTAATAATGTGCTAAAATTTTTCAATTTACCTGCTTTTTcacataaatatgaaaatagatggttaatatttgtttttattcatgtgttttaacttttattttgtacaatgttaaaaataaaacattgctTGCTCTCAATTTTACACTTCTGTGGAATGATTTGTTTTCTTCATTGAACTCCTCTAAAACATGAGCCTTGCGCCATATAAATGTAACGATATACTGTGTTTAAGTGGCTTTAGTTGTCCATGGACCTCCCCGCTTGATCCACAGCCATCTTGACGCCTTTTCTGCGGCGTCAGTGATGTTCTTGATGGCTCTCCTTGTGTGCAGTCCCTTCACTCCCAGCCTCTTGAGTGCCCTAATGAGAGACTGGCCGACGAATCCTCTGCATCCAACCTCAATAGGGTTGCATCGGGTACGCCATCCCCTGCTTTGGTACTCGTCTGCCAGCTCCTCATATTTGGCCCTCTTCCTTTCAAAGGCCTCCTCTGTCCGGTCTTCCCAGGGAACAGTCAACTCCAGCAGGACCACTTGTCTTGATGTTTCTGACACCAGCACCATATCTGGCCTGACTGTGGTCTCTGCGATGTTCTCTGGGAATTTAAGCTGTTTCCACAGGTCGACCTTCAGCTGCCAGTCCCGAGCTGTTGCCCCCCTTCTCTTGTAAGGACTGAAAACAACACAATAGAAATAGATTAAGAAATACACAAAGTGCAAACTGTTGGTTATTGTCCATGCACAGacgtagatttcaggggggatgCAGGGGGCATGTCCACCCTCAATATCTggagcatgtgcatttgtctcccacaataaaaacataaaggtACAAGAGGACTTTTTGAGAAAACTAaggacatccatccatccatccattttcagaCGCTTATGCGGGGCCGGGTCACAGGcgcagcaggctaagcaaagcaccccagatgtccacCCAGAAACGGTTtcaagctcctcctgggggaccccaaggtgttcccagaccagatgagcgtgttctgggtctgctgTGGGGCCTCATCCAAACTGAAGACATtgacaccataaattgatgcagaggaaaggcacaaattggtgcataaaaaaaaaaaaaaaaagagtttaatGCTCAAAATGTCATATATTTCCCCCCCATGGTTGAAGCGAAACCTCCACCCTcgtgtccatgtttgttttggtaCAAGCACACGCGACAGTTGGCCCTCAGGCTGGATCTGCGGTGTCGTTCAGGGTGTCTAGTGTTTTTATGCAATCAGAAGGTTTTGCTCTGTCCTGactgtcaaagaaaaaaaaatgtacaagttGTTGTGTGGACTTTGTACTTAGAGGAACTATAAAGTCAGATCCTGCCTAATACTGAGAAAGCATTGATGAAATCACCTGTTCTACGTCTAATTTACTGTCAGATAAAAGTGGCTCAATTCATGGTGAGACGAATAGCCACAAAAACAAGGATTACTTTTTAGGGTTGAACTTGATGTCTCCATCTCACTTAACAAGAAAATTAGATTTTTAGGCTTTCGTATCCCAGCATGGTTTCAAATGAATAAACTGTTATTCATTTGTGAGTAACCCACATGAATGCATTTCATTACTATAGATCATATAGGGGGAAACAGTTTGTCAGTCGTTTATTATTCTCTGCACTATGGCAGAAATGTATACAAGATAAGAGGCGCACGTGATGCTCCGAGTGGTCGTAAAACTCACTCTTACACAACTGGCTATTGTATAAAAAAGGCAGCGCCCCGTCCTCTGCACAGTTTCTCTGGACCTTCACACTGATGACtcagctcacacacagacaggcaaagAAAGGTATGGTGTGTCTTGTTTGGCATTATCGTGTCATTGTCATGTGGGCCCCCTTTTTGATTTGCTACCACAGTTTTATTATCCTGGAGGAAGCTCAGCATGCAGCAGTGGCACGTGGACCTTAGTTTTAACGCCCGATTTAAGTCGTTGAtatttgtattttgaaaatattgtAGCCAGAATAACAGACtttttaagaacatttttgtGGTGACAGCCGGTAGTTTCTGAGAATGACACAACTTTATTCTGATTATCATCACTGTCTtgcaaaggtcagaggtcaggttcAAATGCAGGCCACCGGCAGTAACAGGAAGGGATAACATATCTCCATCAAGGACACATTTCTTCAAGCAAAACGCTATTTGCTCTTCAGTAAAAACCACCACAATGTGCCAAATAATtattatgtaaatataaagccaTTGAAATCCTTTGATCTATGTGGTTATgtgcaaatgttttaaaaataatttctgttttttgcttttattcatCACAGTAGACCACAATGGCAAAACATAATCCTGGACGCCTCGCTGCGATAGTGGTGTCTGTTGTCGGCTTTGCAATAAGCTTGGTGTTCAACGGGCTGTCAGTCGTTGGAGTTGGTAAGTCAAAGCTTGACTTTATGTATGATTGTGACGGGAATGTAAAGCTGTTGGGAAATCACAAATATTAGTTTAACGTGTTACATTCCTCTCCGTTCTCACTCATTATTTGCATTCTTCTCTCGAGGTCCTTATGATACCACCACAGCCAACGTGTCTGCAGTGTTTGACACCCAGATCACACCTTCAGGATGGACTTTCAACATCTGGAGCGTCATCTACGTCTGGCTGACAGCGATGATTGTATACATCGTCGCGGGACTTTGCAGAAAGTTGGGGCCAACTTTTTTAATTCTCTTGTTCAAAAActtactgtgtgttttcccttGTTTTGGGGGGAGGGGATACCAGATATGAGACAAATTTAGGATGCATCATCAGCTGTAAGAGAGAACAGAAGAGAACAGCAGCCTAAATTAACAATCTTTTTTTGTAGGAATGGTTATGGCTACGTTTACTGCAGCCCTGCAGTGCTGCCTTATGGATTCTTCATTAGCTGGTGCGTCAATCTTTGTTTCAATATTGGCTGGCTGATCGTTTGGGACAGAGGGTAAGAGTTTCCAGTGGCCCCTGTGGTTATTCTTTGTAAATTAAGCAACctaatttaaaatgtcatacaTCAGTTCATAATTAAATGTGTGTCTTTCTGCTCGGCCCCACCAAAGAGATATGATTGCTGCACTGGTTTTTCTCGTCTTGGTCATCTGCACAAACTACTCCATGATATTTTTTGTCTGCCATGGACTCCATGTTTATGGAGCCTGGctaaaaaaataccacaaagcAGACCTGTGGCTCCTGCGTGTGCTGGTTAGTATGACAAGTGTGAATGCCCCAGGTTACATGAGCCTATTCCATGCACATGAAGTTAAAATAATGTGCTTTAAGTGCACACTGTTTCAACTAAAAACCTCTTTAATGCCACATTTGCAGGTTCAGAACGGAGTGATGATCTACACAACATGGACAACCATTGCAACACTAATCAACCTGACCATCGTTCTGAC is a genomic window containing:
- the LOC126397944 gene encoding nanos homolog 1-like, with the translated sequence MQELLRQTGLHGSLLPDGECFDMWHDYMNLGGLLKMLSGNHDLRYTDMEGLETEAAAPWSYFRASWEEDFKNYYGTSSPSGSLLGTTSRSSSLLGTSSPFTLPEAASTRSTSFSGTTSPRSTTLSGTTSPKSNSLSGPASPSSLSDSSCSEASSLYCPFCRHNGETAKVYRSHNLKSEDGKVSCPILYNYTCPICEATGDNAHTRSYCPQARRPDAAGILPWLRLSARKGN
- the LOC126398160 gene encoding uncharacterized protein LOC126398160, whose translation is RNAYGYVYCSPPILPHAFFAVWCLNLASNTAWLFLWDRKLMLIALVFLILIALTNYAMIIFSCHGLHSYGAWLNKYHKVDLWLHRVLVQNGVAIYATWTTIASIINLAIVLTNDANMYPTDAATAALAVLAAVLFVWFILENFVLDKHVRYIITIYLVVIWALTGVFMKKQDAVISLVNSDFIDGLLGVACTLFGGRMFLVIWRHIKFPFYEDINVDNMSPMEVAEKQKKMFM
- the LOC126397946 gene encoding uncharacterized protein LOC126397946 codes for the protein MAKHNPGRLAAIVVSVVGFAISLVFNGLSVVGVGPYDTTTANVSAVFDTQITPSGWTFNIWSVIYVWLTAMIVYIVAGLCRKNGYGYVYCSPAVLPYGFFISWCVNLCFNIGWLIVWDRGDMIAALVFLVLVICTNYSMIFFVCHGLHVYGAWLKKYHKADLWLLRVLVQNGVMIYTTWTTIATLINLTIVLTYNVEMSPTDAATISYSLLAVVLLMWFVLENFVLDKHVRYILVIYPVVIWALSGNLDKNFDAESPNRNGIFIAVLLALACALFVIRIVLVVWRHIKQPLYADASPEAMEPTQIAEKQKKIFR